Genomic segment of Oryzias melastigma strain HK-1 linkage group LG21, ASM292280v2, whole genome shotgun sequence:
gttcaCAATATTTGCACCAATTTGTTTATGTCTTTTGGGCAGAATGCACTGACACTACCATCATCTTTTCTACTCAGGATCTGTAAACCTTCGGCGTTCATTCATCATGTCTTTTCTGGTGGATTCTGTCATCATGTTTACCTCTCAGGTAATTTTGTTTGCATTCGCTCGTCATTTGTAGACGTTTTTATTGAAGAAGTTGAAGTGATAACAGATGGGGAAATATGTTAGTGTCTAGCAGTATCCTAAAGTACTCAGAAACTGTTTTACCAGCTCACTTCGTTTGCAGTACTTAAGAATACATACATACTTAGTAGAAGTACTAATGTGTTAGTTTACTTTAGCataactttaatttattaatctttaGTTCTCATTCTGAGGAACTTAGCTACATAGGACGTACagtaaacagttttaaaacttgatccATAAAACAAGCAGGACAAGGAACTTATTAGTAATCAATAATTAGTCCCAGGCAGATGAATTTCTCTCTCAGGTTTAACATTTAAGCCAGGGTTATTTTAGACAGtagaattcatattttaatatcatttataaaaaagaaaaactggattGTAGggataaaaattgatttatcgATGACTTGATTACTCGTTGCACCGAATACGATCAGTGAAAGCGTAGCCTCATGATCCCTTTGACGTTTTGGTTTTAAGCAGGAGCTGTCAGAAAAGTTGCCACAGGGATAACTGGTCTAAGGAGTCAgtaatcattgtaaatcaggggATAAAAAAGAGCTACACAAGCagaactgttttaaaatgtgttctctgAGCAACAAGAAGTAATACAAGACCGCCAAATGTCAAGAATTTTAAAGAAGTAACAGTCTGATTAATATCTGTGTGTTAATAGACAGTTTTAATAGAAACcattgtgtggaaaaaaaaatattttatcactAAGCTATATTtgatttcttatatttttcatGGTAATAGATAATAATTAGCTAATTGaatttgcattttctttctgaaatattttttcttttaatataatGCAGGTGCTATTCTTTGGGTTTGGTTGGTTGTTCTTTATGCGGCAGCTATTCAAAGACTATGAGGTAAGCATTTTGTGAATTTTGgattgtaatgttttattttatgtcacgCTGATCATTGGCTAAAGTCTGGACTGACTCGGTTGTCGCTTCAGGTGCGGCAGTATGTCGTCCAGGTGGTTTTCTCGGTCACCTTTGCATTTTCATGCACCATGTTTGAGCTCATTATCTTTGAGATCCTGGGTGCCTTAAGTAGTAGGTGTGTTCTGTAAAATCATTTCCAATGTGCAGCAAATACAATGTATTAATCTCGAGTGTTGTCTCACAGTTCACGGTATTTCCATTGGAAGCTGAATCTGTATGTGATTCTGCTGGTTTTAATCTTCGTGGTGCCTTTCTACATCGGTTACTTTGTTGTCAGCAACATACGTCTTCGTGAGTACAACCTTTTCATGAAAATAACCattggaattaaataaaaatgatgcagaCCACATCTCATAAtgaactcttttctttttgtccatCTAGTGCAGAGACAAAGACTTCTCTTTGCATGTATGGTGTGGTTCACtttcatgtatttcttttgGAAGTTGGGAGACCCATTCCCCATCTTGAGTCCTAAACATGGTAagagtatatttatttatttttatagctttttaaGGCTCTATTACCAACTTCAGTACTGTTTGTAGTATTTAAGGTGGAGAATAAAAGCatagttgtttgttttatgtttcacAACTAATTACAAAACCATTTAGATCTCCAATAAATAGatgactataaaaaaataaatctttctggtttttagttttaatgtttgataAAATGTGAGCATCTTTACTTCAAGAATTTTTATTATAATCTTATTAAGCAGTCTCAGTAGTGAGGAGGAAGCGGTAGCAGGGTTAGGTGGAGGTGAAAGATTCACTGCGTTCAAACCTGAAGGAATCAGCAGAAAagcaaagatgaagatgaagggtCAGTGAGTCCCTGAAAGCATTAAAAACTTTGTTCCGTTTTAGAAAAATTGGTGTTTAGATAATCCACAAAAATCTGCATAAAACAGATTCATCTTATAGTCACAAATAATAAAGACTCAGAATCCATTTCGTTTTTCTATTGGACTTCAGTTCCTTCTTCACAAAATTGACCTAACTTTATTGAAAAGGGTAATAACAACAGCTAAATCTACATCCAACAATAAAGGTCAAAATAATAACTAACTGGTAAAAATGAGTCAGAATGATAAATGTTGGTTCTAAAAAccattttgattaaatttttgtttttttagcaatcctgtgtggcatttttgtgaTAAAGGAGGgcatatttaatgaaaattaagcttaaaatggcatatctgagatttgtttttattcaaattgtgatgaatcaggagtagtaaaaaaaaaaagctcatttgtgatgtagaaactacgATGGGCGGGCctcaagctccttgctccgctccattctgatgcatccacttgtagacaaataaaattcatgtacgtctttgttttcctcattcgagctggaatctggatcaaaacggTACAACCTGTATCACTCCAgtattggtcgccatttttgttgcactggtaatgttaggttgggggtgtgaggggctgcaagctagtgtgagagcatgtaaacagagagctctcatcaaCATTTGgctgttctatttttttctttaacattttccaattttgtttatttatttttacttctctactattagtttttttttaatgttgctaATTGCTGctgcctaaaaacaacaaataaataaaggttaaattaactttaaaaaacctTGAAGGAAATTCTTCTTGAGTTTATACTTTAATGGGAACAAAAGTGTTATGGCTGCTGTGGTGGGACTATCATCGCACTGTTACAGCTCCAAAACCTTTTATATAATATTCAAAGCAAATCCTTTTGGAAATCTTTGTGCTAAAAGAATATCAACTCTTTATATCATGCACGAGACATTCTAAGTTTGCATCAGAACgctctttgtcttttattttttcagggaTTCTGTCCATCGAGCAGCTGATCAGTCGTGTGGGGGTCATAGGCGTCACTCTGATGGCGCTGCTGTCTGGGTTTGGTGCCGTCAACTGTCCGTACACGTACATGTCCTACTTCCTCAGGTGAGGTGTTTTATCTCCTCTGTTGTTTCCTGGAGCTTGATCACTGATGTGGTTCTGCTTATTATTCAGTCATAGTTTCTGGTTTTGCTCTGGAGACTGTGATCGCTGAGCTGCTTGCTTTTGTTTGCAGAAATGTGACAGACAGTGACATCCTCGCTCTGGAGAGGCGGCTGCTCCAAACAATGGACATGATTGTCAGCAAAAAGAAACGGTgggaaaaaagacttttttttttgtcttttaaagattttctttttcttatcaCTACTTTTATAAATGTGAAGAATTGCCATGACGCGGAGGCAGATGTACCAGAGAGGGGAAGACCAGAACAAGCAGACGGGATTCTGGGGGATGATCAAGAGCGTCACCTCCACACAATCGGGCAGTGAAAGTATCCTTTACAGTTTGAGTTTCAAACCTgtctaaacttttttaaagaatccgACTTGACTCCTCCCTCCGAGATCTCTCTCTGATCCAGCAGGAGGTCGACGCTCTTGAGGAGTTGAGCCGGCAACTCTTCCTGGAAACAGTAGACCTTCAGTCTACCAAGGTAGCACATATGCAAATGCTCACTCAGGGCTCAAGCTAATGGGGtgggacatttttaaataatttggttaaacttaaaatatcaaaaacatgtttttttctttaggattTGATTcagtgtcatttatttttagattgagttcgatttaaaaataaatcatattgaGTTATGATGGCTTGTTTTTCGTGGCATAACTCTAAACAGGTATATTTATACATTAAATCaactaaatgtgttttagataacatttttatttattcttgacATAGTGGCTCATGCTTAATTTTggataaaatataatttattaaagGCTCCAGTGTTTCTTTCTGCCTAAAAATGGTCATACATCAGCCAATTTAGGTCCATCACACAATATGCGAGTCGTACATTAACCTCTTATTATGCTGTTTATATGCAATTCATTACTGATTTGTGCGtcaattacataattttaacGTGATATGAGCGCAAATACGCAATATATAAGTTATACATTGGTGGTACACGCTTGAAAAGTCTGTTACACATATTGGAAATCACAAATTTGTATATGCGTATCccaaaaatcacacacaattgGGTAAAATTTACATAACTGTGGATAAACTACGTAAAATACGCATAAAACGGTGTAATACTCAACCAACCAAAGGTTTTGCGACATCTGCCCAATTTGTACACAAATGAATAACGTATATCACGCATTTAtcataaaatactaaaattaaaaattgtacGTAGGGGCAGTATGACACGGCCTGAAAGTGAAACAGGTTTTTTATTCAATCAGACGGTGTCTTTTCTCCCTAAGCTTAATATTTCATGAATTCTTCACTAACATTTTTCTTGGTCTTTAGGAGCGAATCGAATATTCAAAGACATTCCAGGGAAAATACTTCAACTTCCTCGGCTACTTCTTTTCCATTTACTGTGTTTGGAAAATCTTCATGGTAAGATTATTGACAGTTTTATGAATGTCATGTTGGACGTCGGTGTATTTGGTGTGTAACACCTTTGTGCTGGATAAAAAATCTTTCTGTTACAGGCTACGATAAACATCGTGTTTGATCGAGTTGGAAAAACTGATCCAGTAACCAGAGGCATTGAGATCACTGTGAACTATTTGGGCATCCAGTTTGATGTATGAAATGACACACACACGTACATGCACACACTGGTATGaaagccttagtcacagctgcccttatggactgtaaaaaaatgggaaaacttgTAGGCAGGGCTCCCAAAATTCTTTTAAGATGGTGAACCTATAAAGAGAGAATGTTCATAtagatttttattgtattatctACATTTTCCAACTGCAATTTTTTTGCTTGCTCCTGACTTACAACAATTTGGATGAAGAAATActctattttaagcttaattttatttatatttgtcctccatcatgagaaaaatgctacaagaacatgttaaaaacactattttcattggagtttgagtttaaaatgctgacacTCCTCTCTACGACCATCCTagggcacaaaaaaaaaaaaaatccgcaAACCCCTTCCAGGTGCATGTTGCTTGAAATAGAGAATTGTTTGTgtaaattcagaacaaaatacTGTACCGCAGCTGCAGGGACAGCTTCACTGCGTGGAGATAGACCTCGGTACcgcagctcctccttcagacacaaatatttcatacaATCGttttgagttgtctgagtttttgtggtGAACTGGAAGAGTCGGGTTATTgccaaaaaaacagtaaaaattctGAATACTCACTGTTTCTTAGGTTAACGTACCTCATTTGTAACCTTTTGATTAAACTTTACATGAACTGAAAAGCGGTTTGTGCTCAGATACATATTTGATGATTTATACATTTCATTCTCTCTGTAAACATAAAATCACCACTCGCTGTAATTAATTCTTAAATCTATATtgtaacttttgcttttttccccccaggtTAAGTTTTGGTCTCAACACATCTCCTTCATCTTGGTTGGAATAATAATTGTAACGTCCATTCGAGGCCTGCTTATCACTCTGACTAAGGTAAGGCTCTTGTAGAATTTTAGCTTGTGGTATTTCTtcatttggaaaacaaaaaaaacttcatttttaaaaactttttgagtCGTTTGTGGGTAAAGAAGTGAACATCAGGTCAATACCTTTCGACCTGATTGTGGCTGAGCTGTGGTGTTTGTTCAGGGTCGCCCATGATAGTGCTGCTCACTCATCAATGCCAGAGGCGAACGTTTGACCATGAACGTTTTTAAAcctgaaatgtgttttggagCTTATTTTCTGCCTCTGTTTGGAAATGCACTCTGAAAAcatggtttccatggaaacctgCAATAACTTTTACATGTAGACCGTTGTACAGTCTAGATTGTACAGATGAGAAAGGCCTGTAATTTCCATCACAGGTATGCCTCAACTATGAGacacaaaatgaggaaaaaaaaaataccagaaaatcacattgtctgatttttagtgaatttatttgtaaattatggttgaaaataagtatttggtcccCTACAAACCTGTAACGTCTTCTGTAAGATGATcgtctgtcctccactcgttacctgtattaacgGCACCTGTTggaactcgttatctatatatAAGACACCTGTTCACACCCAAACTCCAcaatggccaagaccaaagagctgtctaaggacaccagaaacaaaatactGACTAAATACGTTTTTGTCCCA
This window contains:
- the si:ch73-390b10.2 gene encoding Golgi pH regulator; the encoded protein is MSFLVDSVIMFTSQVLFFGFGWLFFMRQLFKDYEVRQYVVQVVFSVTFAFSCTMFELIIFEILGALSSSSRYFHWKLNLYVILLVLIFVVPFYIGYFVVSNIRLLQRQRLLFACMVWFTFMYFFWKLGDPFPILSPKHGILSIEQLISRVGVIGVTLMALLSGFGAVNCPYTYMSYFLRNVTDSDILALERRLLQTMDMIVSKKKRIAMTRRQMYQRGEDQNKQTGFWGMIKSVTSTQSGSENLSLIQQEVDALEELSRQLFLETVDLQSTKERIEYSKTFQGKYFNFLGYFFSIYCVWKIFMATINIVFDRVGKTDPVTRGIEITVNYLGIQFDVKFWSQHISFILVGIIIVTSIRGLLITLTKFFYAISSSKSSNVIVLVLAQIMGMYFVSSVLLMRMSMPLEYRSIVTEVLGELQFNFYHRWFDVIFLVSALSSILFLYLAHKQAPEKHMTL